One genomic region from Nymphaea colorata isolate Beijing-Zhang1983 unplaced genomic scaffold, ASM883128v2 scaffold0290, whole genome shotgun sequence encodes:
- the LOC116244744 gene encoding LOW QUALITY PROTEIN: eukaryotic translation initiation factor 5B-like (The sequence of the model RefSeq protein was modified relative to this genomic sequence to represent the inferred CDS: inserted 2 bases in 1 codon; deleted 2 bases in 1 codon; substituted 10 bases at 10 genomic stop codons), whose amino-acid sequence MIEHKQKKEKEESKLLRNDHAFFVRKPGEFRSPVCCILGHVDTGKTTLLDKIRHTNVQEGEAGGITQQIGATFFPQEKLIEEVNKCKSFYEVDVNVPGLLIIDTPGHESFSNLRSRGSSLCDIAILVIDLQHGLENQTLESLELLSKRNTPFVVALNKIDRSYDWKANKDGSSYLTLKQQSRXGLHDYDDKFRKIILXLNTKGYNAALYWXNEDPSXYISLVPTSGITGEGIPDLLSVIVKYSTTLPNISKRIKVKENVFRCTVMEVKMIEGHGTTIDCMLVDGKIKKDDQIVLLGFEGPIVTKVKALLTPHPMKEMRIKDXYMHHRELWGANGVKISAPGLDNAVAGTPLIVANTEDEVNDAKAIVLNEFXNVKKKIKLENLGVGVAASTLGSLEALLEYLAKEKVPVSYVTVGPVSKEDVMKAMKSMLSXIPERRKKEXEXIDIYGCLLVFDVKVLQDAQKYAXENDIKVFTANIIYHLTDFFTKYVNEVREERKIKEGKEAVFPCVLKCVQIFRKNDPIVIGVDVENGVLKIGTPLVVYRERDPKDKNSQVDRVKIGVVESIEHNHKKLKEARKTTGSVAISIGGDPTMQAGKQFXVGAKLVSLISRRSIDCLKEHYREEVTKD is encoded by the exons ATGATCGAACACAagcagaagaaggaaaaagaggagtCGAAATTGCTGAGAAACGATCACGCCTTCTTCGTGAGGAAGCCAGGAGAGTTCAGAAGTCCTGTCTGCTGCATTCTGGGCCATGTGGACACAGGCAAGACCACCCTCCTCGACAAGATCAGGCACACCAACGTCCAGGAGGGCGAGGCCGGCGGAATCACCCAGCAGATCGGCGCCACCTTCTTCCCCCAGGAAAAACTCATCGAGGAGGTCAACAAGTGCAAGAGCTTCTACGAGGTCGACGTCAACGTGCCGGGACTGCTGATCATCGACACCCCAGGCCACGAGAGCTTCAGCAATTTGAGATCGAGAGGGTCCAGTCTCTGCGATATCGCCATCTTGGTCATCGATTTGCAGCATGGCCTAGAGAACCAAACCTTGGAATCGCTGGAGTTGCTTTCCAAAAGGAACACTCCATTCGTGGTTGCGCTCAACAAGATCGATAGGTCATACGACTGGAAGGCAAACAAGGACGGATCATCCTATCTTACTCTCAAGCAGCAATCAAG AGGCCTGCATGACTACGACGACAAGTTCAGAAAGATCATCCTCTAGCTAAACACCAAGGGATACAATGCCGCCCTCTACTGGTAGAACGAGGACCCTTCATAATACATCAGTCTAGTTCCAACATCAGGCATCACGGGCGAGGGCATTCCGGATCTGCTTTCAGTGATCGTCAAATACTCCACCACTCTTCCCAACATCAGCAAGAGGATAAAGGTGAAAGAGAACGTCTTCAGGTGCACAGTGATGGAGGTGAAGATGATCGAAGGACACGGAACCACCATCGATTGCATGCTCGTCGATGGAAAGATCAAAAAAGATGACCAGATTGTACTGCTCGGCTTTGAAGGACCCATcgtgaccaaagtcaaagctctaCTGACGCCGCATCCCATGAAGGAAATGAGAATCAAGGATTAGTACATGCATCATAGGGAACTTTGGGGCGCTAATGGTGTCAAAATCTCAGCTCCAGGCCTCGATAACGCAGTAGCAGGCACTCCTCTCATCGTCGCCAACACAGAAGATGAAGTCAATGACGCCAAAGCCATCGTTCTCAACGAGTTCTAAAACgtaaagaagaaaatcaagctgGAAAACCTTGGAGTCGGTGTGGCTGCATCCACCCTGGGCTCTCTGGAAGCCCTGCTTGAATACCTAGCAAAGGAAAAAGTTCCAGTTTCCTACGTGACAGTCGGTCCAGTCTCCAAGGAAGATGTAATGAAAGCCATGAAGTCAATGCTTTCCTAGATCCCCGAACGAAGGAAAAAAGAGTAAGAGTAAATCGATATA TATGGCTGCTTGTTGGTCTTCGACGTGAAGGTGCTGCAGGACGCTCAGAAATACGCATAGGAAAACGATATCAAGGTCTTCACCGCCAATATCATCTACCATCTCACCGATTTCTTCACGAAGTACGTGAATGAGGTCAGAGAGGAACGCAAGatcaaggaaggaaaagaagctGTCTTCCCCTGCGTACTCAAGTGCGTCCAAATCTTCAGAAAGAACGATCCCATCGTCATCGGAGTAGACGTCGAGAACGGAGTCCTGAAAATCGGCACTCCTTTGGTGGTCTATCGCGAGAGGGACCCCAAGGACAAGAATAGCCAAGTCGACCGGGTCAAGATCGGCGTGGTTGAATCCATCGAGCACAACCACAAGAAGCTGAAGGAGGCGAGGAAGACAACCGGCAGCGTTGCCATTTCAATCGGAGGAGACCCCACCATGCAGGCCGGCAAGCAGTTCTAAGTCGGCGCCAAACTGGTCTCGCTAATCTCCAGACGGTCAATCGACTGTCTCAAGGAGCATTACCGGGAGGAGGTGACCAAGGACTAG